A region from the Desulfobotulus mexicanus genome encodes:
- a CDS encoding Crp/Fnr family transcriptional regulator — protein MLALSDTMVRILKTLPLLKRVSPESIEILAAYMQIFRVREGEEIIRWGRRAETLYITISGDYMMAFPDGSAFTLHGSGEVIGMNAMLNQGRYTAKALALTDGSLMALYRSGRDRMLEDHPRFADRIHRSIQAYLNQRQAQKNSGEIFVDEDFSRGGKNA, from the coding sequence GTGCTTGCGCTTTCTGATACCATGGTGCGTATTCTGAAAACCCTGCCCCTTTTAAAACGGGTAAGTCCTGAATCCATTGAAATCCTTGCTGCATATATGCAGATTTTCCGGGTCAGGGAAGGTGAGGAAATTATCCGCTGGGGAAGAAGGGCGGAAACGCTTTATATCACCATATCAGGTGATTACATGATGGCCTTTCCCGATGGAAGTGCCTTTACCCTGCATGGCAGTGGAGAAGTTATCGGCATGAATGCCATGCTGAACCAGGGCCGTTATACGGCAAAGGCCCTGGCCCTGACCGATGGTTCCCTTATGGCCCTGTACCGCTCCGGCAGAGACAGGATGCTGGAAGACCATCCCCGTTTTGCAGACCGGATTCACCGCAGTATTCAGGCCTATCTGAACCAGAGACAGGCCCAAAAAAACAGCGGAGAAATTTTTGTGGACGAGGATTTCAGCAGGGGAGGGAAGAATGCCTGA
- a CDS encoding pyruvate carboxylase subunit B: MEPVMNQKPLAICDVSLRDGFQCLYAGRGRTADMVRMAALMDDVGFWAVEVWGGTGFDVMHRELNEDPWERIRSLKRYFRKTPMACMLRGQHLAGERCYADDVVRAFVERSHENGIQVFRLFDPMNDLRNLQVAGESVLQAGGHFQGCICYSRTSEHPEEESLYTLDYYLKKAIVLQNMGAHSLLIKDTAGLLMPGEARKLVAGLKAAISLPLHIHTHATAGFGPLSLFAAVEAGADGADTCLAPFAMRSSHGAVEPLIAALKGGDRDTGLDLERIAALNRLSEEEILPKYWHFYGGSTTPMDTTALIHGFPGGMEADLKRQLEETGGEDRLDAVFRELKRVRRDMGNPPLVKPVTRILGTQAVNNVLFDTEGESYRMLSAQVRDFCAGLYGEPPGPLDAALRKKALEGHPRGVRPLRERPGEALKPELPRVREELRGLAADIEDELLCALFPATGKRFLRWKYGKETPPEYTLPRTLEEAMKIRERMIRILAGEHKITEPEKVPEKSPYIRTFNVFVDDTYYEVDVDEVGGAPVIRHAFPLTPPATEKNTIRETGNTNFVKKAPGSIPAPSNDGDEGTPLVAPMPGMVVSFRKKEGDSVKAGETVVILEAMKMENALVAPVSGVILNLCVRSGDSVAKDAVLCRIG; encoded by the coding sequence ATGGAACCGGTTATGAATCAGAAACCTCTGGCCATCTGTGATGTGAGCCTGCGGGATGGTTTTCAGTGCCTTTATGCGGGACGGGGCCGCACGGCCGATATGGTGCGCATGGCTGCGCTGATGGATGATGTGGGCTTCTGGGCCGTGGAGGTCTGGGGCGGGACTGGCTTTGACGTGATGCACAGGGAGCTGAATGAAGACCCCTGGGAACGCATTCGCAGCCTGAAACGGTATTTCAGAAAAACCCCCATGGCCTGCATGCTCAGGGGGCAGCACCTTGCAGGGGAACGCTGCTACGCAGACGATGTGGTCCGGGCCTTTGTGGAGCGGAGTCATGAGAACGGAATTCAGGTTTTCAGGCTCTTTGACCCCATGAATGATCTGCGCAATCTTCAGGTTGCCGGAGAAAGTGTTTTGCAGGCAGGTGGCCACTTTCAGGGATGTATCTGTTACAGCCGGACTTCAGAACATCCGGAAGAAGAAAGCCTCTACACCCTGGATTATTATCTGAAAAAAGCCATTGTTCTTCAAAATATGGGAGCCCACTCCCTTTTGATCAAAGATACTGCGGGGCTTCTCATGCCCGGAGAGGCCCGAAAGCTGGTGGCTGGTCTTAAAGCGGCCATCTCCCTGCCCCTTCACATCCATACCCATGCCACTGCAGGCTTTGGCCCCCTTTCCCTTTTTGCCGCTGTGGAGGCTGGTGCTGATGGCGCGGATACCTGCCTTGCTCCCTTTGCCATGCGAAGCAGCCATGGGGCCGTGGAACCTCTCATCGCTGCCCTGAAGGGAGGAGATAGGGATACGGGGCTTGATCTTGAAAGAATAGCCGCCCTGAACCGGCTCAGCGAAGAGGAGATTCTTCCCAAGTACTGGCATTTCTATGGCGGCAGCACAACACCCATGGACACCACTGCATTGATACACGGTTTTCCCGGAGGCATGGAGGCTGATCTGAAACGTCAGCTGGAAGAAACAGGGGGTGAAGACCGGCTGGATGCTGTTTTCAGAGAACTGAAAAGGGTGCGCAGGGATATGGGTAATCCGCCCCTGGTCAAGCCCGTGACCCGAATTCTGGGAACCCAGGCCGTAAACAATGTGCTTTTTGATACGGAGGGGGAATCCTACCGAATGCTTTCTGCTCAGGTAAGGGATTTCTGTGCAGGTCTTTACGGTGAACCGCCCGGCCCTCTGGATGCTGCCTTAAGAAAAAAAGCCCTTGAGGGTCATCCAAGGGGTGTGCGTCCTTTACGGGAACGTCCCGGAGAAGCCCTGAAACCTGAGCTGCCTAGGGTGAGAGAAGAATTGCGGGGGCTGGCTGCAGATATAGAGGATGAGCTTCTCTGCGCCCTTTTCCCTGCGACAGGTAAACGTTTTCTGCGCTGGAAATACGGCAAGGAAACACCTCCTGAATATACCCTGCCCCGGACTCTGGAAGAGGCAATGAAAATACGGGAACGGATGATCCGGATTCTGGCAGGGGAACATAAAATCACAGAACCTGAGAAAGTGCCGGAAAAAAGTCCCTATATCCGTACCTTTAATGTCTTTGTGGATGATACCTATTATGAGGTGGATGTGGACGAAGTGGGAGGAGCACCGGTGATTCGACATGCCTTTCCCCTGACACCACCCGCCACAGAAAAAAATACTATCAGGGAAACAGGCAATACAAACTTTGTGAAAAAAGCCCCTGGTTCCATTCCTGCTCCCTCAAATGACGGAGATGAGGGAACCCCCCTTGTGGCTCCCATGCCGGGCATGGTTGTGTCCTTCAGGAAAAAGGAAGGGGACAGTGTTAAGGCCGGTGAAACGGTGGTGATTCTGGAGGCCATGAAAATGGAAAACGCCCTTGTCGCTCCGGTTTCAGGAGTGATCCTGAATCTCTGTGTACGAAGCGGAGATTCCGTTGCCAAGGATGCGGTTCTCTGCCGTATCGGATAA